The following proteins are encoded in a genomic region of Leptospira wolbachii serovar Codice str. CDC:
- the lmtA gene encoding lipid A Kdo2 1-phosphate O-methyltransferase → MALIEELNQQGNFLFRWRSYIPGVILFLSLLYLPYVPYFQGNYNTNLYWLCGAFLVSFAGLFVRCFTIGYTPKNTSGRNTKQQVADVVNQSGIYSLVRHPLYVGNFLMYLGPVFILRDFAFALVYIMFFYLYYERIIFAEEYFLRGKFAKGYLEWADKTPAFIPRLSGYVKPKLGFSFRNIWKREYPSLFGIIVVFTVFDLIQVYYQEPALRSADITGIWKPFHTWFFGFGLVFYVVTRLIVKTTKLLEVEGR, encoded by the coding sequence TTTCTCTTCCGATGGCGCTCCTACATTCCAGGAGTCATTTTGTTCCTTTCCTTACTGTATCTACCGTATGTCCCTTATTTCCAAGGTAACTATAACACCAATTTATATTGGCTTTGTGGTGCATTTCTTGTAAGTTTTGCGGGACTTTTTGTTAGATGTTTTACGATTGGATACACTCCCAAAAACACTTCGGGTAGAAACACAAAACAACAAGTTGCTGATGTGGTAAACCAATCAGGAATTTATTCGTTAGTAAGGCACCCTCTTTATGTAGGGAATTTTCTGATGTATCTTGGCCCAGTGTTTATTCTCCGGGATTTTGCTTTTGCACTCGTTTACATCATGTTCTTTTATCTATATTACGAAAGAATTATATTCGCTGAAGAATACTTCCTCCGTGGAAAATTTGCAAAAGGATATTTGGAATGGGCAGACAAAACTCCAGCTTTCATTCCTAGACTTTCCGGTTATGTAAAACCCAAATTAGGTTTTTCTTTTCGCAATATTTGGAAACGAGAATACCCAAGTTTATTTGGAATCATCGTTGTGTTTACAGTTTTCGATTTGATTCAAGTTTACTACCAGGAACCAGCACTCCGTTCCGCGGACATCACTGGAATTTGGAAACCTTTCCATACTTGGTTTTTTGGATTTGGTTTGGTGTTTTATGTTGTCACTCGTTTGATTGTAAAGACCACCAAACTTCTAGAAGTCGAAGGTAGATAA